A stretch of Halocalculus aciditolerans DNA encodes these proteins:
- a CDS encoding nucleoside phosphorylase, protein MAKQPHLLVEPGDVNDIALIPGDPGRVDRIAKQCEAVEEVAQNREYKVVNATYDGVDLTICSTGIGCPSAAIAVEELSKVGVETFVRVGTIGALQSEIEVGDMIVATGAAKEEGTSKRYESPVIPAVPDYGVLTSLVDAAEANDEDVHVGPIVSDDAFYNESEDFVDAWNDAGLLAVEMEAATVFSLARRKGLRAGAICTVDGNLVEGTQKGADSDEELPEKAKNNVERAIAITLDAVTDLA, encoded by the coding sequence ATGGCCAAGCAGCCACACCTGCTCGTCGAGCCCGGCGACGTGAACGACATCGCGCTCATCCCCGGCGACCCCGGCCGCGTCGACCGCATCGCGAAGCAGTGCGAGGCAGTGGAGGAAGTCGCGCAGAACCGCGAGTACAAGGTCGTGAACGCCACGTACGACGGCGTCGACCTCACCATCTGCTCGACGGGCATCGGCTGTCCGAGCGCCGCCATCGCGGTGGAAGAGCTCTCCAAAGTGGGCGTGGAGACGTTCGTCCGCGTCGGCACCATCGGCGCGCTCCAATCCGAGATCGAGGTCGGCGACATGATCGTCGCGACCGGCGCGGCGAAAGAGGAGGGGACGTCGAAGCGCTACGAGTCTCCCGTCATCCCCGCCGTCCCCGACTACGGCGTCCTCACGAGCCTCGTGGACGCCGCCGAGGCGAACGACGAAGACGTCCACGTCGGCCCCATCGTGAGCGACGACGCCTTCTACAACGAGAGCGAGGACTTCGTCGACGCGTGGAACGACGCCGGGCTACTCGCCGTCGAGATGGAGGCCGCGACGGTCTTCTCGCTCGCCCGCCGCAAGGGCCTGCGCGCCGGCGCGATCTGCACCGTCGACGGCAACCTCGTCGAGGGCACGCAGAAGGGCGCGGACAGCGACGAAGAGCTCCCCGAGAAAGCGAAGAACAACGTCGAGCGCGCCATCGCCATCACGCTGGACGCAGTCACCGACCTCGCCTAA
- a CDS encoding WD40/YVTN/BNR-like repeat-containing protein has translation MPVCYVALSDRVLAVRDDWLATESLTGTSPACLAVHPDNPARALCGTDDGLHETADGGATWTEVRTFEGFSVTAVAYGADGTAWAGTEPSHVYRRRGDEPWTECPGFRDLGSRRDWSFPPRPDTHHVRWLEPDATDPERVYVAVEAGALVHTPDGGETWEDRAPDGPRDAHEVATHPDAPERVYAAAGDGYAESANANRSWEWLESGLDRTYCWSVAVDPGDPDRRVVAAAAGPDAAHRNGGAAVFTRDDGDWERASGLPAAGDLLAPALAAVDDEQFLAATNRGLYESTDGGASWSTRPVSWPSDADTRVRGLAVAPDE, from the coding sequence ATGCCCGTCTGTTACGTCGCACTCTCCGACCGCGTGCTCGCCGTCAGGGACGACTGGCTGGCGACCGAATCCCTCACCGGAACGTCGCCGGCGTGCCTCGCCGTCCACCCGGACAACCCCGCTCGCGCGCTCTGCGGGACCGACGACGGCCTCCACGAGACGGCGGACGGCGGGGCGACGTGGACGGAAGTCCGGACGTTCGAGGGGTTCTCCGTCACCGCCGTCGCCTACGGAGCCGACGGCACCGCGTGGGCGGGGACCGAACCCTCGCACGTCTACCGCCGCCGCGGCGACGAACCGTGGACGGAGTGCCCGGGCTTTCGCGACCTCGGCTCGCGGCGCGACTGGAGTTTCCCGCCGCGGCCGGACACCCACCACGTCCGCTGGCTCGAACCCGACGCGACCGACCCCGAGCGCGTCTACGTCGCCGTCGAGGCGGGCGCGCTCGTGCACACGCCCGACGGCGGGGAGACGTGGGAGGACCGCGCGCCCGACGGCCCGCGGGACGCCCACGAAGTCGCCACGCATCCGGACGCCCCGGAGCGCGTCTACGCCGCCGCCGGCGACGGCTACGCGGAGAGCGCGAACGCGAACCGGTCGTGGGAGTGGCTCGAAAGCGGTCTCGACCGCACGTACTGCTGGAGCGTCGCCGTCGACCCCGGCGACCCGGACCGACGGGTCGTCGCCGCCGCCGCGGGCCCGGACGCCGCGCACCGGAACGGCGGCGCGGCCGTCTTCACGCGCGACGACGGCGACTGGGAGCGCGCGAGCGGCCTCCCCGCCGCGGGCGACCTGCTCGCGCCCGCGCTCGCCGCCGTCGACGACGAGCAGTTCCTCGCGGCGACGAACCGCGGGCTCTACGAGTCGACGGACGGCGGCGCGTCGTGGAGCACGCGCCCCGTCTCGTGGCCGAGCGACGCCGACACCCGCGTCCGCGGGCTCGCCGTCGCGCCCGACGAGTAA
- a CDS encoding HPP family protein — MLERLRRRCRAECRRAHRLERREARELRRWLEDTSNLTHASVLFFVPLLIGFVTLLSNELQIVSFLLFPPLASGTYTLFADPDGRYADPRKFVGGMSLGAFCGWLAVEATVLVASEPTSAIGVHSWAAALGIFLAGLLTWALDLEVPTAFSTSLLVLLTDPGRFITVLGFGVSTSFLYVVTVAVTTTIIAGVFVVWKREFYEQRARYLYRTTQGDDHVLVPAHGDHVTATGMFAARLAAAHDAGKVVLLDVVDDEARAAADAARALERRADRIETRIGVPCEVVVVVEDGLTGDTVLRTADETNCDLVVTPYEETDDGTITPLVRTLFRSDMDVVAFKSNTERTEWKRVMVPVRRASDIAHAMVDYAQRLAGRSGTVSVCSCIDAESERRDAESMLANLTEIADSRCETRVSRSRIEDFVERNDAHYDLVFVGASTDRTAASRFVFRPTFERIQDVETDVAVVHRGT; from the coding sequence ATGCTGGAGCGGCTCCGCCGTCGATGCCGCGCGGAGTGCCGTCGCGCGCATCGGCTCGAACGCCGGGAAGCCCGCGAGCTCCGCCGGTGGTTAGAGGACACGAGCAACCTCACGCACGCGTCCGTCCTCTTCTTCGTCCCGCTCCTCATCGGGTTCGTCACGCTCCTCTCGAACGAACTCCAGATCGTCTCCTTCCTCCTCTTCCCGCCGCTCGCGTCCGGGACGTACACGCTCTTCGCGGACCCCGACGGCCGGTACGCCGACCCGCGGAAGTTCGTCGGCGGGATGAGCCTCGGCGCGTTCTGCGGGTGGCTCGCCGTCGAGGCGACGGTTCTCGTGGCGAGCGAGCCGACGAGCGCCATCGGCGTGCACTCGTGGGCGGCCGCGCTCGGCATCTTCCTCGCCGGCCTCCTCACCTGGGCGCTCGACCTCGAAGTCCCCACTGCCTTCTCCACCTCCCTCCTCGTGCTCCTCACCGACCCCGGGCGCTTCATCACCGTCCTCGGCTTCGGCGTCTCCACGAGCTTCCTCTACGTCGTCACCGTCGCCGTCACCACGACCATCATCGCCGGGGTCTTCGTCGTCTGGAAGCGCGAGTTCTACGAACAGCGCGCCCGCTACCTCTACCGGACGACGCAGGGCGACGACCACGTGCTCGTCCCCGCCCACGGCGACCACGTCACCGCGACCGGGATGTTCGCCGCGCGCCTCGCCGCCGCGCACGACGCCGGGAAAGTCGTCCTCCTCGACGTCGTCGACGACGAAGCGCGCGCCGCCGCCGACGCCGCCCGCGCCCTCGAACGCCGCGCCGACCGCATCGAGACGCGCATCGGCGTCCCCTGCGAGGTCGTCGTCGTCGTCGAGGACGGCCTCACCGGCGACACCGTCCTCCGCACCGCCGACGAGACGAACTGCGACCTCGTCGTCACCCCCTACGAGGAGACCGACGACGGCACCATCACCCCGCTCGTCCGCACGCTTTTCCGCTCCGATATGGACGTCGTCGCCTTCAAATCCAACACCGAACGCACCGAGTGGAAACGCGTCATGGTCCCCGTCCGCCGCGCCAGCGACATCGCACACGCCATGGTCGACTACGCCCAGCGCCTCGCCGGCCGCAGCGGCACCGTCAGCGTCTGCTCCTGCATCGACGCCGAGAGCGAACGCCGCGACGCCGAATCCATGCTCGCCAACCTCACCGAAATCGCCGACTCCCGCTGTGAAACCCGGGTCTCCCGCTCCCGCATCGAGGACTTCGTCGAACGCAACGACGCCCACTACGACCTCGTCTTCGTCGGCGCATCCACCGACCGCACCGCCGCCAGCCGCTTCGTCTTCCGCCCCACCTTCGAACGCATCCAGGACGTCGAGACCGACGTCGCCGTCGTGCATCGGGGCACGTGA
- a CDS encoding ATP-grasp domain-containing protein — protein sequence MTEEKPTKRIGVLSLHNSKETKAILNAVEALGHEPVWLREETLSFAVEDGSGVVDPPVDAVVNRLLLAKSNTALSDLGVVELFEDRDVPVVNPTRAVLRTTYEPAALRVLADAGVPVPNTYQDFDGLSDDSTAAARYVRKPVLGTNAAGVSIAEESDHRPPASRRTLIQEFVDTSGDRASDVRVYVVGGDVVGAMRRHAPDDDWRTNVAVGGAVEDVTDTIDDDVREMAVRAVDALDLDAAGVDVIGTGDRPFVLEVNATAGFKGLFDATGRSVAPHIARLAIERAGGSVDEAGFAAHETSLVDEWPACAPDLSGDDAFRTVGYTEQVDVAAGGGIETAVAKSDTGAKRSTVDLTLAARIGAGPLEGTTSVRSGSSKSSSSRPLVTLDIRVGDRWHEVTCDVIDREHMNYPVLLGRDILDDYFVDVSTRAPTDDKAEE from the coding sequence ATGACGGAGGAGAAACCAACGAAACGAATCGGTGTACTGAGCTTACACAACAGCAAGGAGACGAAGGCCATTCTGAACGCCGTCGAGGCGCTCGGCCACGAGCCCGTGTGGCTCCGCGAGGAGACGCTCTCCTTCGCGGTCGAGGACGGCAGCGGAGTCGTCGACCCGCCGGTCGACGCGGTCGTGAATCGTCTGCTGCTCGCGAAGAGCAACACGGCGCTCTCCGACCTCGGCGTCGTCGAACTCTTCGAGGACCGCGACGTCCCGGTGGTGAACCCGACGCGGGCGGTGTTGCGGACGACGTACGAGCCGGCGGCGCTCCGCGTGCTCGCGGACGCCGGCGTCCCCGTACCGAACACCTACCAGGACTTCGACGGGCTGAGCGACGATTCGACGGCCGCGGCCCGCTACGTCCGCAAACCGGTGCTCGGGACGAACGCGGCCGGCGTCTCTATCGCGGAGGAGAGCGACCACCGGCCGCCGGCGAGCCGCCGGACGCTCATCCAGGAGTTCGTCGACACGTCCGGCGACCGCGCGTCCGACGTCCGTGTGTACGTCGTCGGCGGCGACGTCGTCGGGGCGATGCGCCGGCACGCGCCCGACGACGACTGGCGGACGAACGTCGCCGTCGGCGGCGCGGTCGAGGACGTCACCGACACTATCGACGACGACGTGCGGGAGATGGCGGTCCGCGCGGTCGACGCGCTCGACCTCGACGCCGCCGGCGTGGACGTCATCGGGACGGGCGACCGCCCGTTCGTCCTCGAAGTCAACGCCACCGCCGGCTTCAAAGGCCTCTTCGACGCCACCGGGAGGAGCGTCGCGCCGCACATCGCGCGCCTCGCCATCGAGCGCGCCGGCGGCAGCGTGGACGAGGCTGGGTTCGCGGCGCACGAGACCAGCCTCGTCGACGAGTGGCCGGCGTGCGCGCCCGACCTCTCCGGCGACGACGCCTTTCGCACCGTCGGCTACACCGAGCAGGTCGACGTCGCCGCCGGCGGCGGCATCGAGACCGCCGTCGCGAAGTCGGACACGGGCGCGAAACGCAGCACGGTCGACCTGACGCTCGCCGCCCGCATCGGCGCGGGGCCGCTCGAAGGGACGACGAGCGTGCGCTCCGGGTCGAGCAAATCCAGCAGCTCCCGGCCGCTCGTCACGCTCGACATCCGCGTCGGCGACCGCTGGCACGAGGTGACCTGCGACGTCATCGACCGCGAACACATGAACTACCCCGTCCTCCTCGGCCGCGACATCCTCGACGACTACTTCGTCGACGTCTCGACGCGCGCGCCGACGGACGACAAAGCCGAGGAGTAG
- a CDS encoding carbohydrate kinase family protein: MVDVVVAGHVNWDVTLRVDALPEPDGESKITEQRRAGGGSAANAASVLAGLDESVGLVGSVGDDEHGLAARRDLRAAGITLEQLVVVPDAETSVKYLVVAPSGEVMVLGNDGANEAVEPGDVERSFVADAGHLHLTSQKPETAAWLASVARRAGVPVSFDPGRRLDDRDFSETLALADLVFLNGREAQSIGIDALVDAGTVVAVKRGEGGAILHTSHGTVEHPGFSVDTVDTTGAGDAFAAGFVHVTLAGGGPREALAYANACGALATASPGARTAPSANEVAAFLDERAGR; this comes from the coding sequence GTGGTCGACGTCGTCGTCGCTGGACACGTGAACTGGGACGTGACGCTGCGCGTCGACGCGCTCCCCGAGCCCGACGGCGAGTCGAAGATCACCGAGCAGCGCCGGGCGGGCGGCGGGAGCGCGGCGAACGCGGCGAGCGTGCTCGCCGGCCTCGACGAGTCGGTGGGGCTCGTCGGGAGCGTCGGCGACGACGAGCACGGCCTCGCGGCGCGCCGCGACCTCCGCGCCGCGGGAATCACGCTGGAGCAGCTCGTCGTCGTCCCGGACGCGGAGACGAGCGTGAAGTACCTCGTCGTCGCGCCGAGCGGCGAGGTGATGGTGCTCGGGAACGACGGCGCGAACGAGGCCGTGGAGCCGGGTGACGTCGAGAGGTCGTTCGTCGCGGACGCGGGCCACCTCCACCTGACGAGTCAGAAGCCCGAGACGGCGGCGTGGCTCGCGTCGGTCGCGCGGCGCGCCGGCGTCCCGGTGAGCTTCGACCCGGGTCGCCGCCTCGACGACCGCGACTTCTCCGAGACGCTCGCGCTCGCCGACCTCGTCTTCCTCAACGGCCGCGAGGCGCAGAGCATCGGCATCGACGCCCTCGTCGACGCCGGAACGGTCGTCGCCGTGAAACGCGGGGAGGGCGGCGCGATTCTCCACACGAGTCACGGCACGGTCGAACACCCCGGGTTCTCCGTGGACACCGTGGACACGACGGGCGCGGGGGACGCGTTCGCCGCCGGGTTCGTCCACGTCACGCTCGCCGGCGGCGGGCCGCGGGAGGCGCTGGCGTACGCGAACGCCTGCGGCGCGCTCGCCACCGCGTCGCCGGGCGCGCGGACCGCGCCGTCCGCGAACGAGGTCGCGGCGTTCCTCGACGAGCGCGCCGGCCGGTAA
- a CDS encoding enolase-like domain-containing protein: protein MHTYGVLADRPLTVETWATEQRRMDTSSGFERVTTTFAATGDGATGRGEDVTYDADDHAAVAAAVEAHRDVGAALDLPTGEFTLDSFSDALDDAALWPDPPSRADFRNYRRWAVESAALDLALKQADESLASALDREYAAVRFAVSTRLPDDPPTAKRVEAWLDVDPTLEFKLDPTPDWSDDLVRELAALDAVRVVDLKSYYEGTDVDNPVDLGFYRRVLDGFPDAVVEDAAFTPGTEDLLRANADRLSFDAPVHSVADVKALPVDPEVLNVKPSRFGTLEALFDFLDYAEREGIALYGGGQFELGVGREHLHALASLFYPDGPNDVAPVGYNAPEPTPGLPASPLRPPESPKGLAWPSGD from the coding sequence GTGCATACCTACGGGGTCCTCGCGGACCGCCCGCTCACCGTCGAAACGTGGGCGACCGAGCAGCGTCGAATGGACACGTCGAGCGGGTTCGAACGCGTCACCACGACCTTCGCCGCGACCGGCGACGGGGCGACGGGTCGCGGGGAGGACGTCACCTACGACGCGGACGACCACGCGGCGGTCGCGGCGGCCGTCGAAGCTCACCGGGATGTCGGCGCGGCACTCGACCTCCCGACCGGCGAGTTCACGCTCGACTCGTTCTCGGACGCGCTCGACGACGCCGCGCTCTGGCCCGACCCGCCGAGTCGCGCGGACTTCCGGAACTACCGCCGGTGGGCCGTCGAGTCCGCGGCGCTCGACCTCGCGCTGAAGCAGGCCGACGAGTCGCTCGCGTCCGCCCTCGACCGCGAGTACGCGGCCGTTCGATTCGCCGTCTCCACCCGCCTCCCGGACGACCCCCCGACGGCGAAACGAGTCGAGGCGTGGCTGGACGTCGACCCGACGCTCGAGTTCAAACTCGACCCGACGCCCGACTGGAGCGACGACCTCGTCCGCGAGCTCGCGGCGCTCGACGCCGTCCGCGTCGTCGACCTGAAGAGCTACTACGAGGGGACGGACGTCGACAATCCCGTCGACCTCGGCTTCTACCGGCGCGTCCTCGACGGCTTCCCGGACGCCGTCGTCGAGGACGCCGCGTTCACGCCGGGGACCGAAGACCTCCTCCGGGCGAACGCCGACCGACTCTCCTTCGACGCGCCCGTCCACTCCGTCGCCGACGTGAAGGCGCTCCCCGTCGACCCCGAGGTGCTGAACGTCAAGCCCTCGCGGTTCGGGACGCTCGAAGCCCTCTTCGACTTCCTCGACTACGCGGAGCGAGAAGGCATCGCGCTCTACGGCGGCGGCCAGTTCGAACTCGGCGTCGGCCGCGAGCACCTCCACGCGCTCGCGAGCCTCTTCTACCCGGACGGTCCGAACGACGTCGCGCCCGTCGGCTACAACGCTCCGGAGCCGACGCCGGGCCTCCCGGCGAGTCCGCTCCGCCCGCCCGAGAGTCCGAAGGGGCTGGCGTGGCCGAGCGGCGACTGA